The genome window CTGTGTTGTTCGCGATTGGCAGGGCAAGGAGGCCGGCAAGGCCAGCCTTGAGCTGAAGGTCGCCAAGGAAACGTCCGCCAAGGATCTGGTACACCGCGCTGTGGTGCGTCAGCTGGCCCACGCCCGTCAGGGCACGGCCAGCACCCTCACCCGCGCTGAGGTGGCCGGCGGTGGTCGCAAGCCCTACAAGCAGAAGGGCACCGGTCGCGCCCGTCAGGGTTCGATCCGCACCCCCCTGCGTCCCGGTGGTGGCGTGGTGTTCGGGCCCAAGCCCCGCACCTACAACCTGGCGATGAATCGTAAGGAGCGTCGCCTCGCCCTGCGCACCGCCCTGATGAGCCGCGCTGCGGACATCACCGTGGTGAAGGGTTTCGCCGCTGGTCTGGACACCCCCAAGACCAAGGAGATCACCGCAGCCCTGAGCCGCTTCGGCATCGCCGATGGCGCCAAGGTGCTGCTGGTGCTGGATGCCCCCAGCGAGGTGGTGCGCCGCTCGGTGCGCAACCTTGAAAAGGTGAAGCTGATCGCCGCTGATCAGCTCAACGTGTTCGATCTGCTCCACGCCAACGCCCTGGTGGTGAGCGAGGAAGCGCTCGCGAAGATTCAGGAGGTCTACGGCGATGACTGAACGCTTTAAAGGTCGTCTGGCGGATGTGATCCGCCGGCCGCTGATCACCGAGAAGGCCACCCGGGCCATCGAGCAGAACCAGTACACCTTCGAGGTGGACCATCGGGCGGCCAAGCCCGACATCAAGGCCGCCGTCGAGCAGCTGTTCGACGTCAAGGTCGTCGGCGTCAGCACCATGAATCCCCCGCGCCGCACCCGTCGCGTGGGCCGTTTCGCCGGCAAGCGTGCCCAGGTGAAGAAGGCCGTGGTGCGCCTGGCCGATGGCAACGCCATCCAGCTCTTCCCTGAAGCCTGAGGGGTTTAACGAATCATGGGAATCCGTAAGTACCGCCCCATCACCCCCGGCACCCGCACCCGTGTCGCCAGCGACTTCGCTGAAGTCACCGGCCGCGGGCGCGAGCGGGGCCTGGTGGTGGCCAAGCACCAGCGCAAGGGCCGCAACAACCGCGGCGTGATCACCTGCCGCCACCGTGGCGGTGGCCACAAGCGCCTTTATCGCGTCGTTGATTTCCGTCGCGACAAGCACGGCGTGGTCGCCAAGGTGGCCGCGATCCACTACGACCCGCACCGCAACGCCCGCCTGGCGCTGCTCTTCTACGCCGATGGCGAGAAGCGCTACATCCTGGCTCCGGCCGGTGTAGCGGTGGGCTCCACCGTGGTGTCGGGCCCTGAGGCTCCGATCGAGAACGGCAACGCGCTGCCTCTCTCCGCCATCCCCCTCGGCTCCAGCGTTCACTGCGTTGAGCTGTACGCCGGTCGCGGCGGCCAGATGGTGCGCACCGCCGGTGCCAGTGCCCAGGTGATGGCCAAGGAAGGCGATTACGTCGCCCTCAAGCTGCCCTCCACCGAGGTGCGCCTGGTGCGCCGTGAGTGCTACGCCACCCTCGGCGAAGTGGGTAACTCCGAAGTGCGCAACACCAGCCTGGGTAAGGCCGGTCGTCGTCGCTGGCTCGGTCGTCGCCCTCAGGTGCGAGGCAGCGTGATGAACCCCTGCGATCACCCCCACGGTGGTGGCGAGGGCCGCGCTCCGATCGGCCGCTCCGGCCCTGTCACCCCCTGGGGCAAACCGGCCCTGGGTCTCAAGACCCGCAAGCGGAACAAACCCAGCAATCGGTTTGTGCTCCGGAAACGTCGTCGCACCTCCAAGCGGAGCCGCGGCGGACGCGATTCGTGATCCAACTCACCGCTTTGCTGTTCGTTTAAACCGCTATGGGACGCTCTCTCAAAAAAGGTCCGTTTATTGCCGACAGCCTTCTGCGGAAGGTTGAAAAGCAGAACGCGGCCGGTGACAAGTCCGTGATCAAGACCTGGTCGCGCGCTTCCACCATCCTGCCGATGATGATCGGCCACACGATTGCCGTTCACAACGGCAAGGCTCACGTGCCCGTCTACGTGACGGAGCAGATGGTGGGCCACAAGCTCGGGGAATTTGCGCCGACGCGCAACTTCCGCGGCCACATCAAGGACAAGAAAGGAGGCCGCTGAGGACATGGCAAACACCTCATCCACCACTGCCCAGGCCCACGGCCGTTTCATTCGGGGCTCTGCCTCGAAGGTGCGCCGGGTGCTCGATCAGATCCGTGGTCGCAGCTATCGCGACGCGCTGATCATGCTCGAGTTCATGCCCTACCGCTCCACCGGCCCGATCACCAAGGTGCTGCGCAGTGCGGTGGCCAATGCCGAGCACAACCTGGGTCTCGATCCTTCTTCACTCGTGATCGCTTCCGCCACGGCGGACATGGGTCCGGTGATGAAGCGCTATCGCCCCCGCGCCCAGGGTCGCGCCTACGCGATCCAGAAAAAGACCTGCCACATCAGCATTGCTGTGGCTCCTGCCGCCTGACCCCCGAGGACACCGACCGATGGGACACAAGATCCATCCAACCGGACTGCGCCTGGGGATCACCCAGGAGCACCGGTCCCGCTGGTATGCCCCCAGCAAGACCTATCCGACCCTTCTTCAAGAAGACGATCGGATCCGCAAGTTCATCCACAAGAAGTACGGCGCCGCTGGCATCAGCGACGTGGTGATCGCCCGCAAGGCTGATCAGCTCGAAGTGGAACTCAAAACCGCCCGCCCCGGCGTGCTCGTTGGCCGTCAGGGCAGCGGCATCGAGGAGCTGCGCAGCGGCATCCAGAAAACCATTGGTGATTCCGCCCGTCAGGTGCGGATCAACGTGGTGGAAGTGGAGCGCGTCGACGCCGACGCCTACCTGCTGGCTGAGTACATCGCCCAGCAACTGGAGAAGCGCGTGGCCTTCCGCCGCGTGATGCGCATGGCCATCCAGCGCGCCCAGCGCGCTGGCGTGCTCGGCCTCAAGATCCAGGTGAGCGGCCGCCTCAACGGCGCCGAGATCGCTCGGACCGAGTGGACCCGCGAAGGCCGCGTGCCCCTGCACACCCTCCGCGCCGACATCGATTACGCCACCAAGGTGGCCACCACCACCTACGGGGTGCTGGGAATCAAGGTGTGGGTGTTCAAGGGCGAAGTGCTGCCCGGCAACAAGGACAAGGTGCCCGTGGGTGCAGCGCCGAAGCGCCGCGCCAGCCGCCGGCCCCAACAGTTCGAAGACCGTTCGAACGAAGAGTGATCAGGAGGCCTGAACCATGCTGAGTCCAAGACGCGTCAAATTCCGTAAGCAGCAGCGCGGCCGCATGCGCGGTGTCGCCACCCGTGGCAACACCATCGCCTTCGGTGAGTTCGCTCTGCAGGCCCAGGAGTGCGGGTGGATCACCTCCCGTCAGATTGAGGCCAGCCGCCGTGCCATGACCCGCTACGTGAAGCGGGGCGGAAAGATCTGGATCCGGATCTTCCCCGACAAGCCGGTGACCATGCGCCCCGCTGAAACCCGTATGGGTTCCGGTAAGGGCAACCCCGAGTTCTGGGTGGCCGTGATCAAGCCCGGTCGCATCCTGTTCGAGATGGGCGGTGCCGACATCACCCCCGAGATCGCCAAGGAAGCCATGCGCCTGGCGCAGTACAAGCTGCCCGTGAAGACCAAGTTCCTGACCCTCGCGGATCAGGACGCTGCCCAGGCTGCCGAAGCGGCCACCACCGTGGAGTCCTGACCATGGCCCGTCCCGACATCGCCGAGGTGCGCAAGCTTTCCGACGGCGACATCACCACCCAGATCGACGACACCCGTCGCGAGCTGTTCACCCTTCGCTTTGAGCAGGCCACCCGCCGTCTCGAGCAACCGCACCGCTTCAAGGCCGCCCGCATCAAGCTGGCCCAGCTGCTGACGGTGCAAACGGAGCGCCAGCGCTCCGCCGCTTCCTGATCCCCTACGTAACCGTTATGGCAACCAAGGAAAGGGTCGGCACCGTCGTCAGCGACAAGATGGACAAGACCGTGGTGGTGGCGGTGGAAAACCGCTTCCCTCACCCCATCTATCAAAAGACGGTGAGCCGCACCAAGCGCTACAAGGCGCACGACGAGGAGAACACCTGCAAGGTGGGTGACCGCGTCCGCATCACCGAGACCCGTCCCCTCAGCCGCACCAAGCGCTGGGCCGTGGCCGAGGTGCTGAACAAAAGCAGCGCCAGCTGAGGAGATCTCCCGATGATTCAACAGGAAACATTCCTCAACGTCGCTGATAACAGCGGCGCCAAGCGCATCCAGTGCATCCGTGTGCTGGGCACCAACCGTCGCTACGCCCACGTGGGCGATGTGATCGTGGCCGCCGTCAAAGACGCCATGCCCAACATGGGCGTGAAGAAGTCGGATGTGGTGAAGGCCGTGGTGGTCCGCACCAAGGCCACCCTGCGTCGCGTCAACGGCAACTCGATCCGCTTTGACGACAACGCTGCCGTGATCCTCGGCACTGACAACAACCCCAAGGGCACCCGCGTCTTCGGTCCTGTGGCACGCGAACTGCGCGACCGCAACTTCACCAAGATCGTGTCCCTCGCTCCGGAGGTGATCTGAGATGGCGACTGCCACCCCTAAAGCCAAGGCTCAGGTGCGCACCAAGATGCGCATCAAAAAGGGCGACACCGTGCAGGTGATCAGCGGTAAGGACAAGGGCAAGACCGGTGAGGTCCTGCGCACCCTTCCCTACGAGAACCGCGTGGTGGTGCAGGGTGTGAACCTGCGCACCCGCCACGTCAAGCCCACCCAGGAGGGCGAGACCGGCCGCATCGTCACCGAGGAAGCGTCCCTGCACGCGTCCAACGTGATGCTCTATTCCACCGACAAAAAGGTGGCCAGCCGCGTGGAAATCGTGGTGGAGAAAGACGGCACCAAGAAGCGCCGCCTCAAGAAAACCGGCGAGATCCTCGACTGATCTTCCTCTCTATCAACCTTGTCCGCCTTCTGACCAAGCCCAGAAGCGCAACCCCTGTCCCCCGTCATGTCCCTTAAACAGAACTATCGGGAGAAGATCCAGCCCAAGCTGCTCAAGGATCTCAACCTCTCGAACATTCACGAAGTCCCCAAGCTGGTCAAAGTGACCGTCAACCGGGGCCTCGGTGAAGCCGCCCAGAATGCCAAGGCCCTCGAGGCCTCCATCGAGGAGCTGGCCACGATCACCGGTCAAAAGGTGAATGTGACCCGCGCCAAGAAAGCCATCGCCGGCTTCAAGATCCGTCAGGGCATGCCGATCGGTGTGGCCGTCACCCTGCGTGGCGACCGCATGTATGCGTTCCTCGAGCGTCTGATCCATCTGGCTCTGCCGCGCATCCGCGATTTCCGCGGTGTGAGCGACAAGAGCTTTGACGGTCGGGGCAACTACACCCTTGGGGTGAAGGAGCAAATCATTTTCCCTGAGATCTCCTTCGACAAGATCGATGCCATCCGGGGCATGGACATCACCATCGTGACCACTGCCCGTAACGACGAAGAGGGCCGGGCCCTCCTCCGCGAGATGGGAATGCCGTTCCGCAGTAACTGAGCCCTCTTCGGACCCGACCATGGCTAATCACGACCCGATTTCCGACATGCTCACCCGCATCCGCAATGCGAGTGAGAAACGTCACCAATCCACCAAGGTGCCTGCATCGCGCATGGCACGCAGCATCGCCAAGGTGCTGCAGCAGGAGGGTTTCATCGCCGAGATCTCTGAAGAGGGTGAAGGCGTTGAGAAGCACCTCGTGCTCGAACTCAAGTACAGCGGCAAGCACCGTCAGCCGCTGATCCGCACCGTGCAGCGCGTCAGCAAGCCCGGTCTGCGCATCTACAAGAACACCCGCCAGCTCCCCAAGGTGCTGGGCGGTCTCGGCGTGGCCATCATCTCCACCTCCAAAGGTGTGATGAGCGACCGCGATGCCCGCAAGCAGGGTGTCGGCGGCGAAGTGCTCGCTTACGTCTACTGATCAGGGAGGTTGATCCATGTCTCGTATTGGTAAAGCGCCGATTCCCGTTCCGGGCGGCGTCACCGTCACCCTCAGCGGTCTCGACGTCAAAGTCAAAGGCCCCAAAGGTGAACTGAGCCGCACCCTCCCCGACGGTGTGACCATTGCCCAGGACGGCAGCACCCTCGTGGTGGCTCCCGCCAGCGACAACCGTCGCTCCCGTGAGCGCCATGGCCTCTGCCGCACCCTCGTCGCCAACATGGTGGAAGGGGTGAGCAAGGGCTACACCCGCAAGCTCGAGATCGTTGGTGTGGGCTACCGCGCCGCCGTTCAAGGCAAGAAGCTGGTGGTGAGCGCTGGCTATAGCCACCAGGTGGAGATGGTGCCTCCCGACGGCGTGACCTTCGCCGTGGATGGCAACACCACCGTGCTCGTCTCCGGTGCCGACAAGGAACTGGTGGGCAACGAAGCAGCCAAGGTTCGCGCCATTCGTCCGCCTGAGCCCTACAAGGGCAAGGGCATCAAGTACGAGGGTGAACGCATCCTGCGTAAGGCCGGTAAGACCGGTAAGAAATGAGGTCTGCCTGAGCGTCGTTACCCTGTACTGCCATGTCCACACTGTCCCGCAAGCAGCAGACGCAGAAACGCCACCGGCGTCTGCGTCGCAATCTCTCCGGCACCGCCGCGCGTCCGCGCCTGGCCGTGTTCCGCTCCAACAACCACATCTACGCGCAGCTCATCGACGACGATGCGCAGAGCACCCTCTGCTCTGCCTCCACCGTCGATAAGGAGCTGCGCTCCAACGTCTCGGCTGCTGCCACCTGCGATGCTTCCGTCGCCGTTGGTCAACTGGTGGCCAAGCGTGCCCTGGCTAAGGGCATCCAACAGGTGGTCTTCGATCGAGGCGGCAACCTGTACCACGGCCGTGTCAAGGCCTTGGCTGACGCCGCCCGGGAAGCGGGCCTTCAGTTCTGATCCCTGCTCTCACCATGACCGAAACCAACGACCAGATCCAGTCCAACGACATCCCGGGCGCGGCTGATGTTCCTGCAGCGGCCGAAGGCCAGCAGGAGCGCCGTGGTGGCCGGGGCGAGGGCCGGGGTGACCGCCGCGGCCGTGGCCGTGACAACCGCCGTGGCCAGGAGCGTGACTCCGAGTGGCAAGAGCGCGTGGTGCAAATCCGCCGCGTCTCCAAGACCGTGAAAGGCGGTAAGAAGATGAGCTTCCGGGCCATCGTTGTTGTCGGCAACGAGAAGGGCCAGGTGGGCGTGGGCGTCGGCAAGGCCGGCGATGTGATCGGCGCTGTCCGTAAGGGCGTGGCCGATGGCAAGAAGCACCTGGTGAAGGTGCCCCTCACCCGTCATTCCTCGATCCCCACCCTTGGCAATGGTCGCGACGGCGCCGCCAGCGTGCTGATTCGCCCCGCTGCCCCGGGTACCGGTGTGATCGCGGGCGGTTCGATCCGCACGGTGCTGGAGCTCGCCGGCATCAAGAATGTGCTGGCCAAGCGCCTCGGCTCGAAGACCCCCCTCAACAACGCCCGCGCCGCCATGGATGCCCTGGCCGGCCTGCGCACCCACAAGGAGACCGCCAAGGAGCGTGGCATCTCCCTCGAGCAGATCTACTCCTGAGGATTGCCATGACGTCGCTCAATCTCCAATCCCTCGCCCCCCAAAAGGGCGCCCGTCGCCGCAAGCTCCGTAAGGGTCGTGGCATCGCCGCCGGCCAAGGTGCCAGCTGCGGTTTCGGGATGCGCGGTCAGAAGTCCCGCTCGGGTCGTCCCACCCGTCCGGGCTTCGAAGGTGGTCAGATGCCTCTGTACCGCCGGGTGCCGAAGCTCAAGCACTTCACCGTGATCAACCCCAAGAACTTCACGGTGATCAACGTGGGCAAGCTGGCTGAGCTCAAGGCCGGCAGCACCGTCAACATCGACAGCCTCGTGAAAGACGGCATCGTCACCAGCCCCAAGCACCCCCTGAAGGTGCTCGGCACCGGCGACCTCAAGGTGAAGCTCACCGTTCAGGCTGCTGCCTTCACCGCCAGCGCCCGCGAGAAGATCGAGGCTGCAGGTGGCTCCTGCGAAGTGATCTGAGCTTCGGCTTGGTTCTGACCCCGACCCATTAGCGTCGGTGCCGCCTGGCGGAGCCTCCCGGCTTCTCCAGGCGGTTTTTTGTTCTCCGTTCTCCGCCCGCCCGTCATGCTCGTCAGCCGGGGTCGCAACCCCAGTGCCGGTGAAATCATCACCCAGCTGATTCAGGCCAAGGATCTGCGCAACCGCGTGCTGATCACCCTTGGCTTGCTCCTGTTGGTGCGTCTGGGGATTTACATCCCCGTTCCCGGCATCGATCGGGCCGCCTTTCAGGACTTCATCGCCCGTGGCGGTCAGCTGATCGGCTTCCTTGACATCTTCACCGGGGGTGGCATCTCCACCCTCGGGGTGTTCGGTCTGGGAATTCTTCCGTTCATCAACGCCTCGATCATCCTGCAGCTGCTCACGTCTGCGCTGCCGCAGCTGGAGGATCTGCAGAAGAACGAGGGTGAGGCGGGGCGCCGCAAGATCGCCCAGTACACCCGCTATGTGGCCTTGGGCTGGGGCATCCTCCAAAGCGTGGTGTTCGCCCTGATCCTGCGCCCCTATGCCACCGCCGGCACCTCTGAGCTGGTGTTTGTGCTGCAGACCGCCGTCGCCCTGGTGACGGGTTCGATGGTGGTGATGTGGATCAGTGAGGTGATCACCGAGCGCGGTATTGGCCAGGGCGCCTCGCTGGTGATCTACCTCAACATCGTGGCCACCTTGCCGCGGGCGCTGGGCTCCACGATTGAGCTCGCCCAGAGCGGCGATCGCAGCACCGTGGGCGGCATCGTGGTGCTTGTGGCCGTGTTCCTGATCACGATCGTGGGCATCGTGTGCGTGGAGGAGGGCAGCCGCCGCATCCCGATCGTGAGCGCCAAGCGTCAGGTAGGCGGTGCCAGTCTGTCTGCTCGCCAGAGCTATCTGCCCCTGAAGCTCAATGCCGGCGGCGTGATGCCAATCATTTTCGCCTCGGCTGTGGTGTTCCTGCCGCTCACCATTGCCAACATCACCAAGCAGCCCTGGCTGATCAACATCGCCGCGGCCCTCAGCCCCAACAGCGGTACACCCTGGCTGTATGCGCTGCTGTTTTTTGCGCTGATCATCGGCTTCTCGTTCTTTTACGCCACCCTCACGATCAACCCCGTGGATGTGGCCACCAACCTGAAGCGCTCCGGTGTGGCCATCCCAGGCGTGCGTCCTGGCTCGGCCACCGCTGGATACCTCAGCGGTGTGCAAAATCGGCTCACCCTGCTGGGTGCTTTGTTCCTCGGTGCAGTGGCGATCATCCCCTCGGCGGTGGAATCGGCCACCCAGGTGAAAACCTTCCAGGGCCTCGGTGCCACCAGCCTGCTGATCCTGGTAGGCGTGGCGATCCAAACCGCCAAACAGCTTCAAACCGCTGTGATCTCCCAGCGCTACGAGGGCATGGTGCGCCAGTGAGCGCGAGCTGAGCTCTCAGCCTTCCTTCCTGTTTTTCCCCTTCCCGTTCCGTCGTTCGCCGTTCTGTCATGAAGCAACGCCTTCTCTTCCTCGGTCCTCCCGGTGCCGGCAAGGGCACGCAGGCCCAGCGCCTGGCGGAAAGCCAGGGTCTGTTGCACCTGTCCACCGGTGATCTGCTGCGGGCTGAAGTGGCCGCCGGCAGTGAGCTGGGCAAGGAAGCCGAGGCGGTGATGGCCCGCGGCGAGCTGGTGAGCGATGCGCTGGTGCTGGCCATCGTGCGCAGCCGTCTGCAGGCCCACAGCGGCGGCTGGTTGCTCGATGGCTTCCCCCGCAACGTGGCCCAGGCCGATGCCCTCGCGGCGCTGCTCGCGGAACTCGGCCAGCAGATTGAGCTGGTGGTGCTGATGGAGCTCGACGATTCGGTGCTGGTGCAGCGCCTGCTCTCCCGCGGCCGCGCCGACGACAACGAAGCGGTGATCCGCCACCGCCTCGAGGTGTACCGCCAGCAGACCGAGCCCCTGATCGCTTACTACCGCGAGCGTGGCCTGATTGCTCCGGTGGAAGCCGCCGGTACGGTGGAGGAGATCGGAGCGCGGATCGCTCAGGTGCTGGCTTGACCGCTGTGGTAGGGTCGTCGTTTGCAAAATTGGAGAGACCGCTCCCATGAAGGTGCGTGCCTCGGTCAAGAAAATGTGCGACAAGTGCCGGGTGATTCGTCGCCACGGCCGGGTGATGGTGATTTGCGCCAACCCCAAGCACAAGCAGCGCCAGGGTTGATCCCTGGTTGAGTCTTGCCATCGGCCTTCGGGCCAACCCCTCCCCTGCTCACCCTATCGTTAGTTTCTGTGGCTCGGATTGCCGGCGTTGATATTCCTCGCGACAAGAGGATCGAAATCGCCCTCACCTATGTGTACGGGATTGGCCTGACCACGGCCCAAAAAATCCTGGCCAAAACCGGTGTTAACCCCGACACCCGCGTGAAAGACCTCGACGACGCCGACGTGCAGAAGCTGCGCGGCGCGGCTGAGTCGTACACCCTGGAAGGCGACCTGCGCCGCCAGGAAGGCATGGCGATGAAGCGCCTGCAAGACATTGGTTGCGTTCGCGGCCGTCGTCACCGTGCCGGCCTGCCCGTGCGTGGTCAGCGCACCCGCACCAATGCCCGCACCCGCCGCGGCGCCCGTAAGACCGTTGCCGGTAAGAAGAAGTAAGGCCTGACCTTGCTTCCGGCCTTCGGCCAACCCCTTCGCACCTGCCGTTCGGTTCCCGTAGGGCACCGGCGTCACCAGGTCGCCCCCCTCAGTTCCCTGATCACCTCCCTGCTGTTGCAGGGCTTTATCCATGGCCAAGCCCGCCAAGAAATCCGGCGCTAAGAAGACCAAGCGGAATGTGCCCAATGGTGTGGCGCACATTCAGAGCACCTTCAACAACACCATCGTTTCGATCACCGACACCGCTGGTGAAGTGATCTCTTGGAGCTCCGCTGGAGCCAGTGGTTTCAAGGGCGCCCGTAAGGGCACTCCCTTCGCCGCTCAGACCGCCGCAGAAGCAGCCGCCCGTCGCGCCCTTGAGCAGGGGATGCGCCAGATCGAGGTGCTGGTGCGCGGTCCTGGTTCCGGCCGTGAAACCGCCATCCGTGCTCTGCAGGTGGCTGGCCTGGAGATCACCCTGATTCGCGACGTCACCCCCCTGCCCCACAACGGCTGCCGCCGCTCCAAGCGTCGCCGGGTCTGATCCGACGTTTTGCCCCGCCCCAGAGGGGGCTCCTCCTCTTCTTTCGAGCTTCAGACCGTGTTGCAGTACCAGATCGATCGGGTTGAACACCAGATCGCCGACGACCGTTCCCAGACCGGCGTCTTTGTGATCGGCCCCCTTGAGCGGGGCCAGGCCATCACCCTCGGCAACTCCCTGCGCCGCGTGCTGATGGGAGCCCTCGAGGGCAGCGCCATCACCGCCGTGCGCATCGCCGGCGTGAACCACGAATACGCCACCGTTCCCGGTGTGCGCGAAGACGTTCTCGACATCCTGCTGAACTGCAAAGACATCGCCGTCAGCAGCCGCACCCGCGAGCTGGAGATCGGTCGTCTGGTGGCCAACGGTCCTTGCACCGTCACCGCCTCTGACCTGCAGTTCTCCTCGCAGGTGAACGTGATCGACGGCGACCGTCCGATCGCCACCGTGGCCGACGGCTACAGCCTCGAGCTCGAAGTGCACGTGGAGCGTGGCGTGGGTTATCGCCCGGTGGATCGCCGCAGCGAAGACACCAGCGCCATCGATCTGCTTCAGATCGATGCCGTGTTCATGCCGGTGCGCCGCGTGAACTACAGCGTGGATGAAACCGCAGTGGGCGAAGGCGGCTCTGCCCGCGAGCGCCTGCGCCTGGAGATCGAAACCGATGGCTCCGTCACCCCTGACGACGCCATGGCCCAGGCCGCCAATCAGTTGATTGCGCTGTTCCAGCCCCTGGCCAGCCTCACCATGGTGGATGAGCCCGGCCTTGAGCCCGAGCCCTCCGCTGAAGCGCAGATCCCCCTCGAGGAGCTGAACCTCTCGGTTCGCGCCTACAACTGCCTCAAGCGTGCCCAGGTCAACTCCGTGTCTGATCTGATGGGCTTCAGCTACGAAGATCTGCTGGAGATCAAGAACTTCGGCTCCAAGTCGGCCGATGAAGTGATCGAAGCGCTGGAGCGCATCGGCATCTCCCTGCCCCAGAGCCGCACCAGCGCCTGATCGAGCGCGAGTCGTTTCCTTTTCTGTTCACACCAACCCTCCGCATCCGTCATGCGCCACCAGTGCCGAGTTCCCAAGCTGGGACGCCCCGCTGACCAACGCAAAGCCATGCTGCGCGC of Synechococcus sp. HK05 contains these proteins:
- the rpsK gene encoding 30S ribosomal protein S11 produces the protein MAKPAKKSGAKKTKRNVPNGVAHIQSTFNNTIVSITDTAGEVISWSSAGASGFKGARKGTPFAAQTAAEAAARRALEQGMRQIEVLVRGPGSGRETAIRALQVAGLEITLIRDVTPLPHNGCRRSKRRRV
- the secY gene encoding preprotein translocase subunit SecY, whose translation is MLVSRGRNPSAGEIITQLIQAKDLRNRVLITLGLLLLVRLGIYIPVPGIDRAAFQDFIARGGQLIGFLDIFTGGGISTLGVFGLGILPFINASIILQLLTSALPQLEDLQKNEGEAGRRKIAQYTRYVALGWGILQSVVFALILRPYATAGTSELVFVLQTAVALVTGSMVVMWISEVITERGIGQGASLVIYLNIVATLPRALGSTIELAQSGDRSTVGGIVVLVAVFLITIVGIVCVEEGSRRIPIVSAKRQVGGASLSARQSYLPLKLNAGGVMPIIFASAVVFLPLTIANITKQPWLINIAAALSPNSGTPWLYALLFFALIIGFSFFYATLTINPVDVATNLKRSGVAIPGVRPGSATAGYLSGVQNRLTLLGALFLGAVAIIPSAVESATQVKTFQGLGATSLLILVGVAIQTAKQLQTAVISQRYEGMVRQ
- the rpmJ gene encoding 50S ribosomal protein L36 is translated as MKVRASVKKMCDKCRVIRRHGRVMVICANPKHKQRQG
- a CDS encoding DNA-directed RNA polymerase subunit alpha, encoding MLQYQIDRVEHQIADDRSQTGVFVIGPLERGQAITLGNSLRRVLMGALEGSAITAVRIAGVNHEYATVPGVREDVLDILLNCKDIAVSSRTRELEIGRLVANGPCTVTASDLQFSSQVNVIDGDRPIATVADGYSLELEVHVERGVGYRPVDRRSEDTSAIDLLQIDAVFMPVRRVNYSVDETAVGEGGSARERLRLEIETDGSVTPDDAMAQAANQLIALFQPLASLTMVDEPGLEPEPSAEAQIPLEELNLSVRAYNCLKRAQVNSVSDLMGFSYEDLLEIKNFGSKSADEVIEALERIGISLPQSRTSA
- the rpsM gene encoding 30S ribosomal protein S13, encoding MARIAGVDIPRDKRIEIALTYVYGIGLTTAQKILAKTGVNPDTRVKDLDDADVQKLRGAAESYTLEGDLRRQEGMAMKRLQDIGCVRGRRHRAGLPVRGQRTRTNARTRRGARKTVAGKKK
- a CDS encoding adenylate kinase is translated as MKQRLLFLGPPGAGKGTQAQRLAESQGLLHLSTGDLLRAEVAAGSELGKEAEAVMARGELVSDALVLAIVRSRLQAHSGGWLLDGFPRNVAQADALAALLAELGQQIELVVLMELDDSVLVQRLLSRGRADDNEAVIRHRLEVYRQQTEPLIAYYRERGLIAPVEAAGTVEEIGARIAQVLA